Proteins from one Chitinophaga oryzae genomic window:
- the lodA gene encoding CTQ-dependent lysine 6-oxidase LodA, with translation MKLSLHPSVGVARLGNSPDQICLSPRTIGGLPFDADAHGNPTGPITKFKDGAGLIKRQGQPFMIYSETGEEITLDTPNVNSITWTVHLANKKAAWYQYSELKGNLMYGYENSYANQKVPWRNKDVEGREARQTLIIDPGPRVVSGRQQKVAFTRDQAPANYPVQYPPDHVLEGLPVTTLGDLLTDDQGRLVVLGGYGCAGGDKELTSYGGSDTWHDDISDGTVKCVVEFKDSTPKVTLQAWVIVGSPDFAPEIVNISTLSDTMFDVGVRRLKMVPEMYGDNGWNENYVANFKRDILPVISRISRYQWVANVPSMMAFCSFQFDYGDPSEANRKNREQYFSYFRRPDAIPQRLLLKINRNRNSGSITGVIISLLCR, from the coding sequence ATGAAACTATCACTACACCCGTCTGTAGGTGTTGCTCGTTTGGGCAACAGCCCGGACCAGATTTGTCTATCCCCCCGCACTATTGGCGGTCTTCCTTTTGACGCGGACGCGCATGGAAACCCGACGGGACCTATCACTAAGTTCAAAGATGGCGCCGGTCTGATAAAGCGCCAGGGACAACCTTTCATGATTTATAGCGAAACGGGCGAAGAGATTACACTGGATACGCCCAATGTAAACTCCATCACCTGGACGGTACATCTGGCTAATAAAAAAGCGGCATGGTACCAGTATTCAGAGCTGAAAGGTAACCTGATGTATGGTTATGAAAACAGTTACGCCAATCAGAAAGTACCATGGCGTAATAAAGATGTGGAGGGCCGCGAGGCGCGGCAAACGCTTATTATAGATCCGGGTCCGCGAGTGGTCAGCGGCCGTCAGCAGAAAGTTGCTTTTACCAGAGACCAGGCGCCTGCCAACTATCCTGTGCAGTATCCGCCGGACCATGTACTTGAAGGCCTTCCCGTTACTACATTGGGTGATTTGCTCACAGATGATCAGGGGCGGCTTGTGGTACTGGGTGGATACGGCTGCGCCGGGGGTGATAAGGAGCTGACCAGCTATGGCGGTTCTGATACCTGGCATGACGATATTTCAGATGGCACCGTAAAATGTGTTGTTGAATTTAAAGACAGTACGCCGAAGGTAACGCTGCAAGCCTGGGTGATCGTTGGTTCACCTGACTTCGCACCGGAAATCGTAAATATCTCCACCCTCAGTGATACGATGTTTGATGTGGGCGTACGCCGTCTGAAGATGGTACCGGAGATGTATGGTGATAATGGCTGGAACGAAAATTATGTCGCTAATTTCAAACGCGATATTTTGCCTGTCATTAGCCGTATCAGCCGGTATCAGTGGGTAGCCAATGTGCCGTCGATGATGGCCTTCTGCTCTTTTCAATTTGATTACGGAGATCCGTCGGAAGCCAACAGGAAGAACAGGGAGCAGTACTTCTCGTACTTCCGCCGGCCTGATGCTATCCCCCAACGGCTCCTCCTGAAGATCAATCGCAACAGAAACTCTGGAAGCATAACGGGGGTGATTATTTCCCTGCTATGCCGCTGA
- a CDS encoding ester cyclase — protein sequence MIKRLSLCALLLASATAYPQAGNIHTKKHLTMDTVQQNKAAIIHFYEQTLNHRQLEDVDQLVSGDYANLQGEKGPQGFMTQVLSLIKAFPDARWTVTGIAADGDKVFVKQQMTCTHQTAYLGTTPTHKTLISEGTAIYTFKNGKLIHHEVLTDRLAFLQQLGILPADITPPAIQEAVYFIDKFTVPAHAIAEFTERMDYNRGFIRQLEGFVTDRVYRHQEENGQYSIVTVATWKNKNSLDNAKMRVLEEYKRTGFQPAEFYQRLGIRMERGVYQAGN from the coding sequence ATGATCAAACGATTATCGCTGTGCGCCCTGTTACTCGCCAGCGCTACCGCTTACCCGCAGGCCGGAAACATTCACACTAAAAAGCATTTAACCATGGATACCGTACAACAAAACAAAGCCGCTATCATTCATTTTTACGAACAGACACTGAACCACCGGCAGCTGGAAGATGTGGACCAGCTGGTCTCAGGAGATTACGCCAATCTTCAGGGTGAGAAAGGACCGCAGGGCTTTATGACACAGGTATTATCCCTGATAAAGGCTTTCCCTGATGCCCGGTGGACAGTGACCGGCATCGCTGCCGACGGAGATAAAGTCTTCGTCAAACAACAGATGACCTGCACCCATCAGACGGCTTACCTGGGCACCACGCCTACCCACAAAACACTGATCAGTGAAGGAACAGCCATCTACACTTTTAAAAACGGGAAACTCATACACCATGAAGTCCTGACGGACAGGCTGGCATTCCTGCAGCAGCTGGGCATATTACCTGCTGACATAACGCCGCCGGCTATACAGGAGGCGGTATACTTCATTGACAAATTCACTGTGCCGGCGCACGCCATTGCTGAGTTCACCGAACGGATGGACTACAACCGGGGCTTTATCCGGCAGCTGGAAGGATTTGTCACAGACCGCGTATACCGGCACCAGGAAGAAAACGGGCAATACTCCATTGTTACCGTAGCTACCTGGAAAAATAAAAACAGCCTGGACAATGCAAAAATGAGGGTGCTGGAAGAATATAAAAGGACCGGGTTTCAGCCGGCGGAATTTTATCAGCGGCTGGGGATCAGGATGGAGAGAGGAGTTTACCAGGCAGGGAACTAA
- a CDS encoding helix-turn-helix transcriptional regulator has protein sequence MKTYLPSAPLQPFIQAYKIIESHDERVNRVLPDTTPAIAFRFKGLVRYLSGERPPVDLPASVISGLRSTVRLINYQPDSAAIIVQFKAAGAAAFFKTPLHELFEHSVSLAHFFSRQQVTDMEEQLSAATSDTQRAALLDTFLLSQLRFPKQDLLILDALRQIQHVNGDVSMKALAAASYLSQDAFEKRFRKVIGTTPKQMASIIRMRSVLQQTPAGRSLTHLALDAGYFDQAHFNRSFRKFTGLTPTAFFQAPLFW, from the coding sequence ATGAAAACGTATCTGCCATCTGCGCCGCTGCAGCCCTTCATTCAGGCTTACAAAATCATTGAAAGCCACGATGAAAGGGTGAACCGCGTGTTGCCGGATACTACGCCCGCCATCGCCTTCCGGTTTAAAGGGCTGGTCCGTTACCTCTCCGGCGAACGGCCGCCCGTTGACCTGCCGGCTTCCGTTATCTCAGGGCTGAGAAGTACTGTCAGGCTGATCAACTATCAGCCTGACAGTGCCGCCATCATTGTGCAGTTCAAAGCCGCCGGCGCTGCCGCATTTTTCAAAACGCCGCTTCATGAACTGTTTGAGCACAGTGTTTCACTGGCCCATTTCTTCAGCCGGCAACAGGTAACGGATATGGAAGAGCAGTTGTCGGCAGCCACCAGCGATACACAAAGGGCTGCATTGCTGGACACTTTTCTGCTGTCGCAGCTGCGTTTTCCCAAACAGGACCTGCTGATACTGGATGCCCTGCGGCAAATACAGCATGTCAACGGCGATGTAAGTATGAAAGCGCTGGCGGCCGCCAGCTACCTCAGCCAGGACGCTTTCGAAAAACGTTTCCGCAAAGTCATCGGCACTACCCCCAAACAAATGGCTTCTATCATCCGGATGCGGTCTGTCCTTCAACAAACGCCTGCCGGCAGGAGCTTAACCCATCTCGCGCTGGATGCGGGATATTTCGACCAGGCACACTTCAACCGCAGCTTCCGGAAGTTTACCGGCCTTACGCCTACCGCTTTCTTCCAGGCGCCTCTCTTCTGGTAA
- a CDS encoding dihydrofolate reductase family protein: MRTVSFGMNISLDGYCDHTTFSPNEELHDYFTDMMQDVDLLFFGRIMYQLMFPYWADVARDQSGTADENRFAERFTAIEKVVVSRTLENAQYNTRIVRGNPAAELMKLKQQPGGTISVDTVSMLPELISAGLIDKFYLVVHPVIVGRGRPLLDAGSLQENFNLKLVDTIVFKSGCVALHYDKQ, from the coding sequence ATGAGAACCGTATCCTTCGGTATGAACATCAGCTTAGATGGTTATTGTGACCACACCACCTTTTCTCCCAATGAGGAGCTGCATGATTACTTCACAGACATGATGCAGGATGTCGACCTGCTTTTTTTCGGCCGTATCATGTATCAACTCATGTTTCCCTATTGGGCCGATGTTGCCAGGGATCAATCCGGTACCGCGGATGAAAACAGGTTTGCTGAAAGATTTACGGCGATCGAAAAAGTAGTGGTTTCACGAACCCTGGAAAATGCGCAGTACAATACGCGGATCGTCCGCGGTAACCCTGCAGCAGAGCTGATGAAATTAAAACAACAGCCTGGTGGTACCATCTCTGTGGATACTGTCAGCATGTTGCCGGAACTGATCTCCGCAGGCCTCATCGATAAATTTTACCTGGTGGTCCATCCTGTTATTGTAGGAAGAGGAAGACCTTTGCTGGACGCCGGCAGCCTGCAGGAAAATTTCAATTTAAAGCTGGTCGACACCATCGTTTTCAAATCCGGATGTGTGGCGCTTCACTACGACAAACAGTAG
- a CDS encoding abortive infection family protein produces MRIFTVLNPLYDNLTKQNILEYFKTTDFIRLCNNLKIEDVYSAAYNERDDRNDFSFLTFDGNWDNKFASFLNKLYDKNNKAFPSVIIDILTEYLTWTTKYISIEHILLDLRSLGVTANLETKLQDAWLLHDRNVLRTVEVVKNNLMGIATNGQSNGEEYIAARSSLLRKSSIKGDLPDFVKENRTLNDFWQYIKHKFPSYQERRNFINEGFKPVLGKLEERTPIVETTIRIDDLYIRDIWQKALVRMNEDPEAAITSARTLLETVCKHIVDKMNVEYDDTIDLPKLYKLTATNLNLSPDQHTEKIFKQILNGCQSIIEGLGSMRNKLSDAHGKSQKRAKPSPRHAALAVNLAGSMCQFLLQTYDTKMATVG; encoded by the coding sequence ATGAGAATTTTCACAGTACTAAATCCCTTGTACGATAACCTTACTAAGCAAAATATTCTTGAATACTTTAAGACCACCGATTTTATTAGACTCTGCAATAATCTTAAAATAGAGGATGTTTATTCAGCTGCTTATAATGAGAGAGATGACCGCAATGATTTCTCATTTCTAACATTTGATGGTAATTGGGATAATAAATTTGCATCTTTCTTAAACAAACTGTATGACAAAAACAATAAGGCATTTCCATCAGTAATCATTGATATTCTAACAGAATATCTCACGTGGACAACTAAGTATATCTCTATCGAGCACATTTTGTTGGATCTCCGTTCTCTGGGTGTAACTGCTAACCTCGAAACGAAATTGCAAGATGCATGGCTATTACATGATCGCAATGTTCTGCGAACCGTAGAAGTTGTAAAGAATAATTTAATGGGAATAGCAACAAATGGACAAAGTAACGGGGAGGAATATATCGCAGCCCGATCCTCATTGTTGAGAAAGTCATCTATAAAGGGAGATTTACCCGACTTTGTAAAAGAAAATCGGACATTGAATGATTTTTGGCAATATATAAAACATAAATTTCCAAGCTATCAAGAACGTCGTAATTTTATCAATGAAGGTTTTAAACCTGTACTTGGAAAGTTGGAGGAAAGAACACCTATTGTAGAAACTACAATAAGGATAGATGACCTGTATATTAGAGACATTTGGCAAAAAGCTCTGGTACGAATGAACGAGGATCCTGAAGCTGCAATCACATCAGCCAGGACATTGCTGGAAACTGTTTGCAAACATATAGTAGATAAGATGAATGTAGAATATGACGATACTATTGATCTGCCAAAACTTTACAAATTGACGGCTACAAACTTAAACCTATCGCCAGATCAACATACTGAAAAAATATTTAAGCAGATATTGAATGGTTGCCAAAGTATTATTGAGGGTTTAGGAAGTATGAGAAACAAGCTAAGCGACGCACATGGTAAAAGCCAAAAGCGCGCCAAGCCTTCGCCGCGCCATGCAGCTCTAGCGGTAAACCTCGCCGGTTCCATGTGCCAATTTCTGTTGCAGACGTATGATACAAAAATGGCAACTGTAGGTTAG
- a CDS encoding vitamin K epoxide reductase family protein translates to MTLLKAYARKRESDLFNICSYLLRSLKVNFTSRGLLDALEDHIEYPSLLSVKDTLFKYGIASDAIDKGTYSYEVFETPFICSIQQEDWPDAKFTIVTVAEAGNIEYLDPLTDKPVHIPVGDFEKIDKHVILLLDTTAPKHETNLAENRKKQRDSMLAGRVSVYLVLAAVLFAAGHILTHTAGLPAWCGLGFLLSSFLGLLISSLLIWNEIDTHNPFIREVCGGKSRKLNCHAVLSSSKASFGGISWSVWGFAFFAAFFCTQLLFPAHPGFMLIWSALSLLTAPYILFSVYYQWRVIKQWCPLCLVIQVVLGANALIAGCYLSDSPALPGSMEPYHIVVTVLAGLSFLLLANTAIPELRNARDGRTYEKKWKKLRYNPEIFQALLDKSDSVTVQANDLGIVVGNPHADNEIIKVCNPYCGPCSKAHPELEQLVKNNPGLKLRIIFTATGDANDKRTPVVAHLLAIQQKYGSEAVRLALDDWYLASDKDYKAFEQKYPMNGALEEQQEKIQAMRNWCKDMKIRATPTIYINGRELPDSYRVTELKNFF, encoded by the coding sequence GAATTTTACCAGCAGAGGGTTATTGGATGCCCTGGAGGACCACATCGAGTATCCTTCCCTGCTCTCTGTAAAGGATACATTGTTCAAATACGGTATAGCATCCGATGCTATTGACAAGGGGACCTATAGCTACGAAGTATTTGAAACGCCATTTATCTGTTCAATACAACAGGAAGACTGGCCCGACGCTAAATTTACCATCGTCACTGTCGCAGAAGCCGGGAATATTGAATACCTTGATCCACTAACGGATAAACCTGTTCATATTCCTGTCGGGGACTTCGAAAAGATCGACAAGCATGTGATCCTGTTGCTGGATACCACCGCTCCAAAGCATGAAACCAACCTTGCCGAAAACAGGAAAAAGCAAAGGGACAGTATGCTTGCGGGAAGAGTTTCTGTTTACCTGGTATTGGCAGCTGTATTGTTCGCTGCCGGCCATATCCTCACTCATACCGCCGGGTTGCCGGCCTGGTGCGGGCTGGGGTTCCTGCTGTCTTCTTTTTTGGGGTTGCTTATTTCCTCGCTGCTCATCTGGAATGAAATAGATACGCATAATCCTTTTATCAGGGAAGTATGTGGCGGTAAAAGCAGGAAGTTGAACTGTCATGCAGTGTTGTCTTCCTCCAAAGCATCCTTTGGCGGAATCAGCTGGTCGGTATGGGGATTTGCGTTTTTTGCTGCTTTTTTCTGCACACAGCTGCTCTTTCCTGCTCACCCCGGCTTTATGCTGATCTGGTCGGCGCTTTCCCTGTTGACAGCTCCTTATATACTGTTTTCCGTCTACTACCAGTGGCGTGTGATAAAACAATGGTGCCCGCTTTGCCTGGTCATTCAGGTTGTGTTAGGCGCCAACGCACTAATAGCAGGTTGCTATTTGTCGGACAGTCCCGCCTTACCGGGCAGTATGGAGCCTTATCATATCGTGGTCACCGTGCTGGCAGGGCTTTCTTTCCTTTTACTAGCCAATACTGCTATTCCGGAACTCAGGAATGCCCGCGATGGGAGGACCTATGAAAAGAAATGGAAAAAGTTGCGCTATAACCCGGAGATATTCCAGGCTTTATTGGATAAAAGCGACAGCGTCACCGTTCAGGCAAATGACCTGGGCATTGTGGTTGGTAATCCTCATGCGGACAATGAAATTATTAAAGTTTGTAATCCTTATTGTGGCCCCTGCTCCAAAGCACATCCTGAGCTGGAACAGCTCGTGAAAAACAATCCCGGTTTAAAACTGCGTATCATCTTTACAGCTACAGGAGACGCGAATGATAAGAGAACGCCGGTAGTAGCGCACCTGCTCGCTATTCAGCAAAAATATGGCAGCGAAGCAGTGCGCCTTGCCCTGGATGATTGGTATCTCGCATCAGATAAAGATTACAAAGCCTTCGAGCAAAAGTATCCGATGAACGGAGCATTGGAAGAACAGCAGGAAAAAATACAGGCCATGCGCAACTGGTGCAAAGACATGAAGATCAGGGCTACCCCAACCATATACATCAATGGCAGGGAACTGCCAGACAGCTATCGGGTAACCGAACTGAAGAACTTTTTCTAG
- a CDS encoding DNA cytosine methyltransferase, with translation MFILDGKGMKKKRIRHGSLFSGIGGFDLAADWCGWETVFHCEVDVFCQKILHHYWPHAATIGDIEKHEWKKWRGKIDVLSGGWPCQKYSVAGSRIGSEPLKEVLLDVVDAVRPAWAVLENVFGFITKKFAAEHDRLCQRLETMGYEVQTFCIDAASCGVPTMERHVWIVATSTCQRRKRLDKKQIQNITGAPLLLPGGDPGVFDRWALSESRVCNVGEGVSGRLDIETIRAKVWHAKSLKALGNAIVPQIAYYIFSAINETIN, from the coding sequence TTGTTCATTCTTGATGGCAAAGGCATGAAAAAAAAACGGATTCGCCACGGCAGCTTGTTTAGCGGCATTGGCGGTTTTGATCTGGCCGCAGACTGGTGCGGCTGGGAGACGGTGTTCCATTGTGAAGTGGACGTCTTCTGCCAGAAAATACTTCATCATTACTGGCCGCATGCTGCCACCATCGGCGATATTGAGAAACATGAATGGAAAAAGTGGAGAGGAAAGATTGATGTACTCTCAGGAGGTTGGCCATGCCAGAAGTACTCCGTGGCAGGAAGTAGAATTGGATCTGAGCCACTCAAGGAAGTCCTGTTGGACGTTGTGGATGCAGTCCGGCCGGCATGGGCGGTACTTGAAAACGTTTTTGGCTTCATTACTAAAAAGTTTGCCGCAGAACACGATCGTCTCTGTCAGCGACTGGAAACCATGGGTTACGAAGTCCAGACGTTTTGTATTGATGCTGCAAGCTGTGGCGTACCAACGATGGAACGGCACGTTTGGATTGTTGCAACGTCCACTTGCCAGCGACGAAAAAGGCTCGATAAAAAGCAGATTCAGAACATCACCGGAGCACCACTCCTTCTTCCGGGAGGTGATCCGGGAGTCTTCGACCGATGGGCGCTATCCGAAAGTAGAGTTTGTAACGTCGGTGAAGGGGTTTCCGGAAGATTGGACATTGAAACCATTCGAGCAAAAGTATGGCATGCCAAAAGTCTGAAAGCACTCGGCAATGCTATAGTTCCGCAGATTGCCTATTACATTTTCTCGGCTATCAACGAGACAATTAATTGA
- a CDS encoding LodA/GoxA family CTQ-dependent oxidase: protein MPLNSGSNSVSEVNIMKFLALDETQYFLLSQWAKGKFENTPEPAAGYIHPMDAASVGNCVGLPMCPGIEVTWSMQNQLIYEAPYVIHQYDGDYFATGLSPYEDECASFRGCEPGDLTKRMACPWQADFFQCTIQYINFTNPTVNKEDGKPLPPTYYSYWWPPQSPWDVLIGEITEKGQADAFAPAGLQVNYQRGINSFVQMVQHWSALGFIRDQNAGDQGFPYLVETERVNELFTCEEVPVSAISGEEEDKETTIPVYFIKQNKEDVKKMSARGAALVEHLEKLAFKPISVAAEGLPLPRSGTRNRY, encoded by the coding sequence ATGCCGCTGAATTCCGGCAGTAACTCGGTCAGCGAAGTGAACATCATGAAGTTCCTCGCACTCGACGAAACGCAGTATTTCCTTCTGTCGCAATGGGCAAAGGGGAAGTTTGAAAATACACCCGAACCGGCGGCGGGCTATATCCATCCCATGGATGCCGCCAGTGTGGGCAATTGTGTGGGACTACCCATGTGTCCCGGTATTGAAGTTACCTGGAGCATGCAGAACCAGTTAATATATGAAGCGCCATATGTCATCCATCAATATGACGGTGATTATTTTGCCACAGGGCTTTCTCCCTATGAGGATGAATGCGCCAGCTTCCGGGGTTGCGAACCAGGAGATCTTACCAAACGCATGGCTTGTCCCTGGCAGGCGGATTTCTTCCAGTGCACTATCCAGTATATTAACTTCACTAATCCTACCGTCAATAAGGAAGATGGCAAACCGCTTCCGCCCACTTATTATTCTTACTGGTGGCCACCGCAGAGCCCATGGGACGTGCTTATCGGGGAAATTACCGAGAAAGGCCAGGCGGACGCGTTTGCGCCGGCGGGATTGCAAGTCAACTATCAGCGGGGTATCAACAGCTTCGTGCAGATGGTGCAACACTGGTCGGCCCTGGGCTTCATCAGGGACCAGAATGCCGGTGACCAGGGATTCCCCTACCTGGTAGAAACGGAACGGGTGAATGAATTATTTACCTGCGAAGAGGTACCGGTGTCGGCCATCAGCGGAGAGGAGGAGGACAAGGAGACTACCATACCGGTGTATTTCATCAAACAAAACAAGGAGGATGTGAAAAAGATGAGTGCCCGCGGAGCTGCACTGGTAGAACATCTCGAAAAGCTTGCCTTCAAACCTATCAGCGTAGCGGCCGAAGGACTTCCGCTGCCCCGCTCCGGCACCCGGAACAGATATTAA
- a CDS encoding pentapeptide repeat-containing protein, whose amino-acid sequence MTKSDGPVVHQQKTFTDVNYAGKRLKNREFIRCEFIGCDFSKSDLRGNDFVDCHFKQCNFSMAILNSAGFRDVCFTECKMLGIDFTQCNRLMFSFSFYGCILDYSTFLGTRLRKTPFKECSLKEVDFSEADLTSADFSNADLSGARFSNTVLEKADFRTALNFGIDPDFNKLKKARFSAMNLSGLLYKYNLDIEF is encoded by the coding sequence ATGACCAAGTCAGACGGCCCGGTGGTACATCAGCAGAAAACATTTACTGATGTGAATTACGCTGGAAAAAGGCTGAAGAACAGGGAGTTTATACGATGTGAGTTTATTGGTTGTGATTTTTCGAAAAGTGATTTACGGGGTAATGACTTTGTGGACTGCCACTTTAAACAGTGCAATTTCTCGATGGCGATATTGAACAGTGCCGGTTTCCGGGACGTCTGCTTCACGGAGTGTAAAATGTTGGGCATTGACTTTACCCAATGTAACAGGTTAATGTTCTCCTTCTCCTTTTATGGATGTATACTGGATTATTCCACCTTCCTGGGCACAAGGCTGAGAAAGACACCCTTTAAGGAGTGCTCGTTGAAAGAAGTAGATTTTTCAGAAGCCGATTTAACATCCGCAGATTTCAGCAATGCTGATCTGTCGGGTGCCAGGTTCTCCAATACGGTCCTGGAGAAAGCTGATTTCAGGACCGCGCTGAATTTTGGGATTGATCCGGATTTTAATAAGCTGAAGAAGGCCCGTTTTTCGGCCATGAATCTTTCCGGGCTGCTCTATAAATACAACCTGGATATTGAATTTTAG
- the lodB gene encoding lysine-epsilon-oxidase maturase LodB produces the protein MQSIHTDIFITGGGPAGTAAALCLLTHTTCKVVVAEASAYDNVRVGEHVDASIFRLLEYLDIPRNTFDGTGIQEGYNSEAAWGSDRLVSRHSIYTTEGRSYQLDRHLFDSFLAAQVAARGGQLFPRTRALHYQHNADGRWTILLQHETKGQFEVHAKFLMDATGRQAKVCRHLGIPGKKYDQLTGIGAYLQSDTTPTPEQKILLETTAEGWWYYATMPGNRMVATFFTDSDLVKQHLWQQPDNWNRLLASTKHLLPLIRGSHAYGKPWVRNAFTQMTDTSTIKNFLAAGDAALSFDPISSMGIGFAISSACHAALAADQQLQGNAAGIISYHKDLRQHFQQYLQVKASFYRKEQRWKTAPFWIRRTERVSDTASVDPGS, from the coding sequence ATGCAGTCAATTCATACAGATATCTTCATTACAGGCGGCGGACCGGCAGGTACCGCCGCTGCTTTATGCCTGCTTACGCATACCACCTGTAAGGTGGTGGTGGCGGAAGCCAGCGCCTATGATAATGTTCGTGTAGGCGAACACGTGGACGCCAGTATATTCCGGCTGTTGGAATACCTGGATATCCCGCGCAATACCTTTGATGGCACCGGCATACAGGAAGGCTATAACAGTGAGGCGGCATGGGGAAGCGACCGGCTTGTTTCGCGGCATAGCATCTACACTACAGAAGGGCGCAGCTATCAGCTGGACAGACACCTCTTCGATTCCTTTCTGGCTGCGCAGGTGGCCGCCCGCGGAGGACAGCTGTTTCCGCGAACCAGGGCATTGCACTACCAGCATAACGCTGACGGTCGCTGGACCATACTGCTGCAACATGAAACAAAAGGACAGTTCGAGGTACATGCAAAATTCCTGATGGACGCTACCGGCCGTCAGGCAAAAGTTTGCAGGCATCTGGGAATCCCCGGCAAAAAGTATGACCAGCTCACCGGTATTGGCGCCTATCTGCAGTCAGATACAACGCCTACGCCTGAGCAAAAAATACTTCTGGAAACAACAGCGGAAGGCTGGTGGTATTACGCCACTATGCCCGGAAACCGGATGGTCGCCACCTTCTTTACAGATAGTGACCTTGTTAAGCAACACCTGTGGCAGCAACCCGATAACTGGAACCGGCTGCTGGCGTCCACAAAACACCTGTTGCCCTTAATAAGGGGAAGCCACGCCTACGGGAAGCCCTGGGTAAGAAACGCTTTCACGCAAATGACGGACACCAGTACTATAAAAAATTTTCTTGCCGCCGGAGATGCGGCGCTGTCTTTCGATCCTATCTCCTCTATGGGAATTGGTTTTGCTATCAGTTCCGCATGTCATGCAGCATTGGCTGCTGACCAGCAGCTGCAGGGGAATGCAGCCGGTATTATCAGTTATCACAAGGATTTGCGGCAACATTTTCAGCAATATCTTCAGGTAAAAGCCTCTTTCTATAGAAAGGAACAACGATGGAAAACAGCTCCGTTCTGGATACGAAGAACGGAACGTGTATCCGACACAGCTAGTGTAGATCCGGGTAGTTAG
- a CDS encoding low-density lipoprotein receptor class A repeat-containing protein — translation MKKISLKNLDALGIRKLSRESLKNVTGGLFCPPGEFQCRNGACVPASALMDGIWDCQDGSDEEEGTYSGGECIGTAGEWFYKVKVNADQCQASINEYCSTGQGICH, via the coding sequence ATGAAAAAAATCTCGTTAAAAAATTTAGATGCTTTAGGTATCCGGAAACTGTCCAGAGAAAGTCTGAAAAATGTAACAGGAGGTCTCTTCTGCCCTCCGGGTGAATTTCAGTGCCGTAATGGTGCATGTGTCCCTGCATCTGCTCTGATGGATGGTATTTGGGATTGCCAGGATGGTTCTGACGAAGAAGAGGGAACATATTCAGGAGGCGAATGTATTGGAACAGCAGGTGAATGGTTTTATAAAGTAAAAGTTAACGCTGATCAATGCCAGGCAAGCATAAATGAATATTGCTCCACTGGCCAGGGTATATGCCATTAA
- a CDS encoding plasmid mobilization protein, whose product MIMEREKKSKGLQLPHVVPIRISKEKHRELSDLLQHSHCRSMSELLRNIIDNRKIVVEHWDQGSRLLLEELALIRKEIQSIGVNINQATRRVNSEKQPADRISHALDIVRFFHHADERITRLFTLMAKLSERW is encoded by the coding sequence ATGATTATGGAAAGGGAGAAAAAGAGTAAAGGTCTGCAGCTTCCACATGTTGTTCCCATCCGTATCAGCAAGGAAAAACACCGGGAACTGTCTGACCTATTGCAGCATAGCCACTGTCGTTCCATGAGCGAGTTGCTGCGAAACATTATCGATAACCGGAAAATCGTTGTTGAACATTGGGATCAGGGAAGCCGCCTACTGCTGGAGGAGCTGGCCCTGATTCGTAAGGAGATCCAGTCCATCGGCGTCAACATCAATCAGGCAACCCGCCGTGTTAACTCAGAAAAGCAGCCAGCAGATCGTATTAGTCATGCCCTTGACATCGTCCGGTTCTTTCATCATGCGGACGAGAGAATTACAAGGTTATTCACCTTGATGGCTAAACTTTCGGAGCGATGGTAG